From Cannabis sativa cultivar Pink pepper isolate KNU-18-1 chromosome 8, ASM2916894v1, whole genome shotgun sequence, a single genomic window includes:
- the LOC115699716 gene encoding uncharacterized protein LOC115699716 isoform X1 translates to MCNKSSPLKPPRTRIRTRTRRTRSHLQNDVVQRRPLKSSVPARRSRTKTRRPKYLSLRLQLSKENQNENDVVLLTPSPSSEITEMTSSHHYHHHQLNLFPLHPENLVNDATADDNVALLFDSDGGAGSLNGLLPTATPAMSEEEEDSSSQAAERRRFDREYNYLSDDEDHHNHHHHKFFHVDGRDRRGNNSSNDSLVRTAMRNRERDLSEEKWVSYSEVVEEVTSSSCSTEILEKKKLIETTSSSSKQGYNSNYSSRSTNNKNLALKLDYQEILKAWSDKGSLYIQGDSPQTVPDLQDNNNNHGLGDVWGNLWQVPENEVSKVVKMMKEEGEGKDNHSWINKMGQREASVLRYKEKRQSRLFAKRIRYEVRKLNAEKRPRMKVPNLLTLFYSIYKVFVMIFVWGGGQNIKIFQEPKCIYNINLIKTTQQSCKKEII, encoded by the exons atGTGCAACAAGAGCAGTCCTCTAAAACCTCCACGAACCCGGATCCGAACCCGAACTAGAAGAACCCGGTCTCATCTCCAGAACGACGTCGTTCAGCGCCGGCCACTTAAATCATCAGTACCCGCTAGACGATCCAGAACAAAGACCAGAAGACCCAAATACCTTTCTCTCCGTCTCCAACTCTCGAAAGAAAACCAAAACGAAAACGACGTAGTATTATTGACACCCTCACCCTCCAGTGAAATTACAGAAATGACCTCGTCGCACCACTACCACCACCACCAGCTCAACCTCTTCCCCTTACATCCGGAGAATCTGGTCAACGACGCGACCGCCGACGACAACGTTGCCTTGCTTTTCGACTCCGACGGCGGCGCCGGCTCCCTCAACGGCCTTCTCCCGACGGCGACTCCTGCAATGTCGGAGGAGGAGGAAGATTCTAGTTCCCAAGCGGCGGAACGACGGCGTTTCGATCGCGAGTACAATTACTTAAGCGACGACGAAGATCATCATAATCATCATCACCACAAGTTCTTCCACGTGGACGGTCGCGATCGGAGAGGGAATAATAGTAGTAACGATTCGCTTGTACGGACGGCGATGAGGAACAGAGAGAGGGATTTGAGCGAGGAGAAGTGGGTTTCGTACTCGGAGGTCGTTGAGGAAGTAACTAGCTCGAGCTGTAGTACtgagattttggagaagaaGAAGTTGATCGAAACGACGTCGTCATCATCTAAACAGGGGTATAATAGTAATTACAGTAGTAGGAGTACTAATAATAAGAATTTGGCGTTAAAGCTTGATTATCAGGAGATTTTGAAGGCTTGGTCTGATAAAGGCTCACTTTATATCCAAGGAGATTCACCTCAGACTGTACCTGACTTacaagataataataataatcat GGATTAGGGGATGTGTGGGGGAATTTGTGGCAAGTGCCTGAAAATGAAGTTAGTAAAGTTGTGAAGATGATGAAAGAGGAAGGAGAAGGTAAAGATAATCATAGTTGGATTAATAAGATGGGTCAAAGAGAAGCCAGTGTGTTGAGATACAAGGAAAAGAGACAAAGTAGGCTTTTTGCTAAGCGTATTCGATATGAAGTTCGAAAGCTCAATGCAGAGAAACGTCCACGCATGAAGGTACCTAATTTATTAACTCTTTTTTATTCTATCTATAAAGtctttgttatgatttttgtgTGGGGTGGGggacaaaatattaaaatatttcaaGAACCTAAATgcatatataacataaatttaataaaaactaCACAACAAAGCTGTAAGAAGGAGATAATCTAA
- the LOC115699716 gene encoding two-component response regulator-like APRR1 isoform X2, with protein sequence MCNKSSPLKPPRTRIRTRTRRTRSHLQNDVVQRRPLKSSVPARRSRTKTRRPKYLSLRLQLSKENQNENDVVLLTPSPSSEITEMTSSHHYHHHQLNLFPLHPENLVNDATADDNVALLFDSDGGAGSLNGLLPTATPAMSEEEEDSSSQAAERRRFDREYNYLSDDEDHHNHHHHKFFHVDGRDRRGNNSSNDSLVRTAMRNRERDLSEEKWVSYSEVVEEVTSSSCSTEILEKKKLIETTSSSSKQGYNSNYSSRSTNNKNLALKLDYQEILKAWSDKGSLYIQGDSPQTVPDLQDNNNNHGLGDVWGNLWQVPENEVSKVVKMMKEEGEGKDNHSWINKMGQREASVLRYKEKRQSRLFAKRIRYEVRKLNAEKRPRMKGRFVKIS encoded by the exons atGTGCAACAAGAGCAGTCCTCTAAAACCTCCACGAACCCGGATCCGAACCCGAACTAGAAGAACCCGGTCTCATCTCCAGAACGACGTCGTTCAGCGCCGGCCACTTAAATCATCAGTACCCGCTAGACGATCCAGAACAAAGACCAGAAGACCCAAATACCTTTCTCTCCGTCTCCAACTCTCGAAAGAAAACCAAAACGAAAACGACGTAGTATTATTGACACCCTCACCCTCCAGTGAAATTACAGAAATGACCTCGTCGCACCACTACCACCACCACCAGCTCAACCTCTTCCCCTTACATCCGGAGAATCTGGTCAACGACGCGACCGCCGACGACAACGTTGCCTTGCTTTTCGACTCCGACGGCGGCGCCGGCTCCCTCAACGGCCTTCTCCCGACGGCGACTCCTGCAATGTCGGAGGAGGAGGAAGATTCTAGTTCCCAAGCGGCGGAACGACGGCGTTTCGATCGCGAGTACAATTACTTAAGCGACGACGAAGATCATCATAATCATCATCACCACAAGTTCTTCCACGTGGACGGTCGCGATCGGAGAGGGAATAATAGTAGTAACGATTCGCTTGTACGGACGGCGATGAGGAACAGAGAGAGGGATTTGAGCGAGGAGAAGTGGGTTTCGTACTCGGAGGTCGTTGAGGAAGTAACTAGCTCGAGCTGTAGTACtgagattttggagaagaaGAAGTTGATCGAAACGACGTCGTCATCATCTAAACAGGGGTATAATAGTAATTACAGTAGTAGGAGTACTAATAATAAGAATTTGGCGTTAAAGCTTGATTATCAGGAGATTTTGAAGGCTTGGTCTGATAAAGGCTCACTTTATATCCAAGGAGATTCACCTCAGACTGTACCTGACTTacaagataataataataatcat GGATTAGGGGATGTGTGGGGGAATTTGTGGCAAGTGCCTGAAAATGAAGTTAGTAAAGTTGTGAAGATGATGAAAGAGGAAGGAGAAGGTAAAGATAATCATAGTTGGATTAATAAGATGGGTCAAAGAGAAGCCAGTGTGTTGAGATACAAGGAAAAGAGACAAAGTAGGCTTTTTGCTAAGCGTATTCGATATGAAGTTCGAAAGCTCAATGCAGAGAAACGTCCACGCATGAAG